In the genome of Cryptomeria japonica chromosome 8, Sugi_1.0, whole genome shotgun sequence, one region contains:
- the LOC131078984 gene encoding indole-3-acetic acid-amido synthetase GH3.6 has translation MMSQAMLTENNALTSESDRKALEFIEHVTIHADQVQAQVLSDILKRNAHTEYLKRYGLDKSIDRESFKQLLPVITYEDLQPDVLRIANGDKSPILSSHPISEFLTSSGTSAGERKLMPTIEEELERRTLLYSLLMPVMNQYMKGLDEGKGMYFLFIKSETKTPGGLVARPVLTSYYKSRHFREKPYDPYNVYTSPMEAILCPDSYQSMYVQLLCGLAQNEQVLRAGAVFASGLLRAIHFLEQHWKSLCHDIRTGTMSERQVKDECLREGVMKMNLLAPNPELAELMERECSRESWAGIISRLWPNTKYLDVIVTGAMAQYVPTLDFYSGGLPLVCTMYASSECYFGLNLHPLCKPTEVSYTLMPNMAYFEFLPVCRHTTAVSPPNHRLQLVDLADVRLGDEYELVITTYAGLYRYRVGDVLRVSGFHNSAPQFHFVCRKNVMLSIDSDKTDEVELQNAVRKAAEHLEAYGARVMEYTSYADVSNIPGHYVLFWELQHAREAALPLPLPAYVLQQCCLTVEESLNSVYRQGRAADKSIGPLEIKLVESGTFEELMDYAISRGASINQYKAPRCVKCAPIVELLNSRVMASYFSPKCPKWTPARTNWEPLLKSL, from the exons ATGATGTCCCAAGCCATGCTTACTGAAAATAATGCTCTCACCAGTGAAAGTGATAGAAAAGCTCTTGAATTCATTGAACATGTCACCATTCATGCTGATCAAGTTCAGGCTCAAGTGCTCTCTGATATTTTGAAGAGAAACGCTCATACAGAGTACTTGAAACGTTATGGCCTCGATAAAAGCATTGATAGAGAGTCTTTCAAACAACTCTTGCCAGTCATCACATACGAGGATCTGCAGCCTGACGTCCTAAGAATCGCTAATGGGGATAAGTCTCCTATTCTTTCGTCTCATCCCATCTCTGAATTTCTCACCAG CTCTGGAACATCTGCTGGAGAACGCAAGCTGATGCCCACCATTGAAGAGGAGTTAGAGCGAAGAACACTTCTTTACAGCCTTCTCATGCCTGTCATGAACCA GTACATGAAGGGGCTGGACGAGGGAAAAGGCATGTACTTTCTGTTCATCAAATCTGAAACTAAGACACCAGGAGGACTGGTAGCCCGACCTGTTCTAACGAGCTATTACAAAAGCCGGCATTTCAGAGAAAAGCCTTACGACCCATACAATGTGTACACGAGCCCCATGGAAGCCATTCTGTGCCCCGACTCCTACCAGAGCATGTACGTTCAGCTCCTCTGTGGGCTCGCCCAAAACGAGCAAGTCTTGAGAGCAGGAGCAGTCTTTGCCTCGGGCCTCCTCAGAGCAATACATTTTCTTGAACAACACTGGAAGTCCCTGTGCCATGACATTCGAACGGGGACAATGAGCGAGAGGCAGGTGAAAGATGAGTGCTTAAGAGAGGGAGTGATGAAGATGAATTTATTGGCTCCAAATCCTGAGCTTGCAGAGCTCATGGAGAGAGAGTGCTCAAGGGAGTCGTGGGCGGGAATTATTAGCCGTTTGTGGCCCAACACAAAGTATCTAGACGTCATTGTGACGGGCGCCATGGCTCAGTATGTTCCCACCCTGGACTTCTACAGTGGCGGTCTTCCTCTCGTCTGCACAATGTACGCCTCGTCTGAGTGCTACTTTGGCCTCAACCTCCACCCACTCTGTAAGCCCACTGAGGTCTCCTACACCCTCATGCCCAACATGGCCTACTTCGAATTCCTTCCCGTTTGCCGCCACACCACCGCTGTGTCGCCGCCAAATCACCGCCTGCAGCTGGTGGATCTCGCCGACGTTAGATTGGGGGATGAATATGAGCTTGTGATCACTACATATGCAG GGCTGTATCGTTACAGAGTGGGCGATGTGCTGCGGGTGAGCGGCTTCCACAACTCGGCGCCGCAATTCCATTTCGTGTGCCGGAAAAACGTAATGCTGAGCATCGACTCAGACAAAACCGACGAAGTGGAGCTGCAGAACGCGGTGAGGAAAGCGGCGGAGCACCTGGAAGCTTACGGGGCAAGAGTAATGGAGTACACCAGCTACGCAGACGTGTCGAACATTCCAGGACATTACGTTCTTTTCTGGGAGCTGCAACATGCAAGAGAGGCGGCGCTGCCCCTGCCCCTGCCCGCTTACGTACTGCAGCAGTGTTGTCTCACTGTAGAAGAAAGTCTGAATTCCGTGTACAGGCAAGGCAGAGCCGCCGACAAATCCATCGGCCCTCTGGAGATAAAACTAGTAGAAAGTGGGACTTTTGAGGAGCTGATGGATTATGCTATAAGCCGAGGTGCATCTATCAATCAATACAAGGCACCCCGCTGTGTTAAGTGCGCCCCAATTGTTGAGCTTCTGAATTCGAGAGTCATGGCTTCCTATTTCAGCCCCAAGTGCCCCAAATGGACTCCTGCGCGCACCAATTGGGAACCTTTGCTTAAGTCTCTGTGA